Proteins encoded by one window of Anoplopoma fimbria isolate UVic2021 breed Golden Eagle Sablefish chromosome 23, Afim_UVic_2022, whole genome shotgun sequence:
- the usp44 gene encoding ubiquitin carboxyl-terminal hydrolase 44, which translates to MDRCKHVGRLRLAPDHSILNPQKWHCVDCNTSESIWACLGCAHVACGRYIEEHALQHFQQQHHPLAIEVNELYVFCYLCDDYVLNDNATGDLKLLRSTLSAIQSQRYEVTTRSGRTLRSASAAPDALMPSGARELQLRDEDRMFTALWHRRRALMGRVFRLWFALTECGKKREDEERKREEEEEQKREARERRRALKRQLQEELENAPLRKSRRLRRKIKRVPDAVVATPSRRTRNKAITPVTPTLTRRPRTQSPVTTTPRRSGRTKKVQPTPKPRTRSSTAKSRPKTPSTTPRSVQTPVPRKQSTKQGGSPFKRRPTVTPGVTGLRNLGNTCYMNSILQVLSHLHVFRECFLRLDLTQALELLASAVHGQLAGKTSSQSPLIQRKGFQASSGSGAGLSGGASRARSMELIQPKEPSSKHISLCHELHTLFQVMWSGKWALVSPFAMLHSVWQLIPAFRGYAQQDAQEFLCELLDKVQHELESTGKHTTTAGVPQKRLIKQVLSVVNTIFHGQLLSQVTCLACDHRSNTVEPFWDLSLEFPERYHSNSRESAAQASCHLTEMLAKFTETEALEGNIYACEQCNSARRRSSSKPVLLTEAQKQLMVHKLPQVLRLHLKRFRWSGRNHREKIGVHVSFDQLLDMEPYCCLEPSPCSTPCSAPSSPGAGGSPRPKHFLYDLSAVVMHHGKGFGSGHYTSYCYNTEGAFWVHCNDSKLHVCSVEEVCRAQAYILFYTQRVTQDKDRPL; encoded by the exons ATGGACCGGTGTAAGCATGTGGGACGGCTCCGGCTGGCCCCGGACCACTCCATCCTCAACCCACAGAAGTGGCACTGCGTGGACTGCAACACCAGCGAGTCCATATGGGCCTGCCTGGGCTGTGCACATGTGGCGTGTGGGCGCTACATCGAGGAACATGCTCTGCAGCacttccagcagcagcaccacccgCTGGCCATCGAGGTTAACGAACTTTACGTCTTTTGCTACTTGTGCGACGACTACGTCCTGAACGATAACGCCACCGGAGACCTGAAGCTGCTGCGTAGTACGCTCAGCGCCATCCAGAGCCAGCGCTATGAGGTAACAACCCGCAGTGGACGCACCCTCCGCTCGGCCAGCGCCGCCCCCGATGCCCTCATGCCATCCGGTGCCCGCGAGCTGCAGCTGAGGGACGAGGACAGAATGTTTACGGCGCTGTGGCACCGCCGCAGGGCGCTCATGGGACGTGTCTTCCGCCTCTGGTTTGCACTGACTGAGTGTGGAAAGaagagggaggatgaagagagaaagagggaggaagaggaggagcagaaaagGGAGGCAAGGGAGAGGAGGCGGGCTCTAAAGAGGCAGCTACAGGAGGAGTTAGAGAATGCCCCTCTCAGGAAGAGCCGTCGTTTACGTCGGAAGATCAAGAGGGTACCAGATGCGGTGGTTGCAACGCCGTCTCGGAGGACGCGCAACAAGGCAATAACCCCCGTGACCCCCACTCTCACCCGCAGGCCAAGGACTCAGAGCCCTGTCACCACTACACCCAGGAGAAGTGGGAGGACGAAAAAGGTGCAACCGACTCCCAAACCCCGGACTCGTTCTTCCACCGCCAAATCTAGACCCAAAACCCCCTCAACGACCCCCCGTTCTGTCCAAACACCTGTTCCCCGCAAGCAGAGTACCAAACAGGGTGGCTCACCCTTCAAACGGCGTCCCACAGTCACTCCTGGAGTGACGGGCCTGAGGAATTTGGGCAACACATGTTATATGAACTCCATCCTGCAGGTGCTGAGCCACCTGCACGTCTTCAGGGAGTGCTTCCTGCGCCTGGATCTGACCCAGGCGCTGGAGCTACTGGCGTCTGCCGTCCACGGACAACTGGCGGGGAAGACCTCGTCCCAGTCCCCCCTGATCCAAAGGAAGGGATTCCAGGCCAGTTCTGGTTCTGGGGCCGGGCTGAGCGGCGGGGCCTCCCGGGCCCGCAGCATGGAGCTGATACAACCCAAAGAGCCCAGCTCCAAGCACATCTCCCTCTGCCACGAGCTGCACACCTTGTTCCAGGTGATGTGGTCGGGCAAGTGGGCGCTGGTGTCGCCGTTCGCCATGCTCCACTCGGTGTGGCAGCTGATCCCGGCGTTCCGGGGCTACGCCCAGCAGGACGCCCAGGAGTTCCTGTGCGAGCTGCTGGACAAAGTGCAGCACGAGCTGGAGAGCACCGGCAAGCACACGACCACCGCGGGGGTCCCACAGAAACGGCTCATCAAGCAGGTGCTCAGTGTGGTCAACACCATCTTTCACGGCCAGCTCCTCagccag GTGACGTGCCTGGCCTGCGACCATCGCTCCAACACTGTGGAGCCGTTCTGGGATCTGTCTCTGGAGTTCCCTGAGCGGTATCACAGCAACAGCAGGGAGTCGGCCGCTCAGGCCTCGTGCCATCTGACGGAAATGCTGGCCAAGTTTACGGAGACTGAAGCGCTGGAGGGAAACATCTACGCCTGTGAGCAGTGCAACT CGGCTCGGCGGCGGTCCTCCTCCAAACCGGTCCTCCTGACTGAAGCGCAAAAACAGCTGATGGTCCACAAACTGCCTCAGGTCCTTCGGCTTCACCTCAAACGCTTCAG GTGGTCGGGGCGGAACCACCGGGAGAAGATCGGAGTCCACGTCAGCTTCGACCAGCTCCTCGACATGGAGCCGTACTGCTGCCTGGAGCCCTCGCCCTGCTCGACGCCCTGCTCGGCTCCCAGCAGCCCCGGCGCCGGGGGCTCGCCGCGCCCCAAGCACTTCCTGTACGACCTCTCCGCCGTGGTGATGCACCATGGGAAGGGCTTCGGCTCCGGCCACTACACGTCCTACTGCTACAACACAGAAGGAG ccTTCTGGGTTCACTGTAATGACTCTAAGCTGCATGTGTGTTCGGTGGAGGAGGTCTGTCGTGCTCAGGCCTACATCCTCTTCTACACACAGCGAGTAACTCAGGACAAAGACCGGCCGCTATAG